AAAATTTTTAGGAATAGAAAAGTTTGATTCTGCAGCAGTTAAAGCTATTAAAAAAGCTCAGCATTATGAATTAAAAAATTTTTTTATAATTTGTTCAGATGTAAAAGACATATTAGAGAAAATTGAAGGAAAAACAAATTTAATATGATTAACTTTTTCTGATCCTTGACCTAAAAAAAGACATTTAAAAAGAAGACTTACATACAAAGATTTTTTAGTAATTTATAAAAAATTACTTTCAGATAAAGGGATTTTAAAATTAAAAACAGATAACGATGGTTTTTTTGAATTTTCAACATTGTCTTTAGAAGAGTTTGGAGCAACCATATTATATTCAACAACTGATCTTCATAATGATATTAAAAACGAGGGTAATATTTACACAGATTATGAAGAAAAATGAAGCAAAAAGAACAAAAACATAAACTATTTAGAAGTAAAATTTTAAAATGTTTTATAATTTGTTTTATCAAATTAATATTACTAAATATAACAAAACGAAGGGAAAAAATGATTAAATATAACAAATTTTTTTCAGAAAATTCATTAGTATTAAGACCTGCTTTTAATACATCTGAAAAAGAGTTTTTACAAAAAGAAAAGTTTGCAATCACTGAATTTTTATCAGAAAGAGAAGTTGCTATTTTTCTTGAAGAACCTAAAGAATTATCTTTAGAAGAAATAAAAAAAATTGCTTCTATTTTAGCGAAATATCCAAGAGAATTAGAGGTTGATTTAGACGCATTTTTTGAATTTTTATCTCCTAAAACACAAAAACAATTTGTAGAAAAACTAGTAGATAGATATATTTATTTAAACGCGGATGTTTATTCAGAAAGAAGTGATAAAGAAAAAACTAGAGCTAAAATTAAAGATTTAACATTAGTTAGCTCAAGACTAGAAGAACTAGAAGACTTTATAGCAAAAGCAGAAACTGTAGCAAATGCAGTAAACTTTGCACGTGTTTTTCAAAATACACCTCCAAACATTTGTAATTCAGAATTTTTAGCAGACAAAATTGTAGAAAAATTAAGCAAAAATTCAAATTTAAAAATCAGAGTTTTAGGAAAAACACAAATTCAAAATTTAGGAATGAACTTATTATTAGCAGTCAACAAAGGTTCAGTTTATCAACCAAGATTAGTGGTTATTGAATATAACGGAAATCCAGAATCTGAAGAAAAAATTGCTTTTGTAGGTAAAGGAATTACTTTCGATTCAGGTGGTTATAACATTAAAACCGGAATGTTTATGAGAGGCATGAAATACGATATGTCAGGAGCTATTATTGCAGCTTCAGCTATCGACACAATTGCTAAATTTTCACCAAAAGTTAATGTAGTTGCTGTTCTTCCTTTAACAGATAACAGAGTAAACGGAGATGCTAATTTACCAGATAATGTTTGAAAATCAATGAATGGAAAATCAGTTGAAATTACAAACACTGATGCAGAAGGAAGATTGATTTTAGGTGATGCTTTAACATTTGCTATTAGAGAATTAAAAGCTAACAAACTATTTACAATAGCAACACTAACAGGTGCTATGTCTATTGCTTTAGGTTCAACTTTTACAGGAACTTTTGCAACAGATGATTCCTTCTGAAAAGAATTTAAAAAAGCAGCTGAGTTCGCAGATGAATTGGTTTGAAGAATGCCAATGCATCCAGAATTTGCTAAAGCAAATAACTCATCACCAGTTGCAGACATTGTAAACGCAGATTACACAGGAAAAGCTGGTTCTTCTTCTGCTGCTATGTTTGTTGCTGAATTTAGAGAAGAATTACCTTTAATTCACTTAGACATTGCAGGAACAGCAAATGTAGACAAAAACCCAACTGGAGTTATGGTTAAAACATTAGTAGAATTTATCTTACATCACAAATAAAAAGCTTCAAAAATGAAGAAAAAACCGGAAAATTTCCGGTTTTTTTATTTTAAAAATCTTTTAATCATTTAGATTTAGTTTTGTCTTTTACAGATTTAAAAATTTCACTAAGTTCTTTCTTTTCGTTTCTTGACAATTCTGGAACATATAATTCTAAATGTACTTTAAAATCACCAATTATGTTTTTGTTTCTTGGATCTTTTGCCCCTTTACGATATATAGTAACTACATCGCCAGATTTATAATTATTTTTAAGACTAATATTTTCCATTCCATAAGGAGTAGGAACTTCTACAGAGTTTTCTTGAATAATATCAGCAACAGAAACAGGTAAAGTTAAATGAATATCATTTCCTGCTCTAGTATAGTGCTTGTGATTCATTACATTAATTTTTAGATACAAATCACCACTAGGTCCCTTATTTTGTCCAGGTCCTCCGAAGCCTGACAGAGTCATATTATCTCCATTTCGAATACCGGCTGGAATATGAATATCAACATTTTTTATTGTTTTAATAATTTTTTGACCCTTACATTTTGAACATTTTTTAGTAATTATTTTTCCTTGTCCAGAACATCTTGAACAAACATTTGTGCTTTTAATTTTACCAAAACCACCAAGTGAAACGTATTCTTCTACAACTCCTGAACCGTGACAATTACTACATTCTTGTAAATCATTTTTTGATTCAGCACCTAAACCATCACAAGCTGAACAAGTTTCATATTTTTCTAAGTCTTGCTTAATTGTTTTTCCTAAAATAGACTCAATAAAACTAATACTTATAGAAGCTTGATAATCACTTCCTTTTATAGGTCTATTACTTCTTTTTGAAGAATTTCCAAAACCAAATCCTGAACCAAAATCAGAAAACATATCACTAAAAAAATCAGAAAATCCACCAAAACCTTGACTAAATCCACCAGCTCCAAAACCACTATTTGGGTCGAAAGCAGAGTGTCCAAATTGGTCGTATTTTGCTCTTTTATCTTTGTCAGAAAGAACTTCATAAGCTTCGTTTACTTCTTTAAACTTAGCTTCAGCGTCTTTTTCTTTGTTTCTGTCAGGGTGATATTTCATAGCTAAAGTACGATAAGCTTTTTTAATTTCTGCTTCGTTCGCACTTTTGTTAATTCCTAAAACTTCATAATAATCTCTTTTACTCATAGAAAGAAATTTTAGCACAAAAGAGCTTGAAGTGCTAAAAAAATTTAAATATAATCAATTTGCTTGTTTTTGAAATAAATTTTATCAATTGTTGCTGCACCAATACACTTTTCTTGTTCATAAATTACAACTTCTTGTCCAGGAGTTACAGCTTTAAATCCTTGTGGATATTCAACAATAATTTTGTTATTTTCCAAAATTTGAATTTTTGCTGGAATATCTTCTTGTCTGTATCTAAATTTAACTGAAAGTTTAGTTGGATCAAAATTAGGTTCAATTAAATTGAAATTTACAGCTTCGGCTTTATCGGAAATTAATCATTGTTCTTGATCTTGAGGAGCTACATAAAGAATTTTTCTCTCTAAATTATGTCCAACAACAAAATAAGGTTGCTCCATACCATTTAACCCTAGACCTTTTCTTTGACCTAAAGTAAAGTACATAATTCCTACATGTTTTCCTATAATTTTATTTTTTGTAATGTCTACAATATCGCCAGGTTGAGCAGGGATATAGTTTTGTAAAAAGTCTGTAAATTTTCTTTCTCCAATGAAGCAAATACCTGTAGAATCCTTTTTATTTTGAGTAATTAAGTCAAGTTCAGTAGCTATTTTTCTAACTTCCACTTTTGTAATATCAGCCAGAGGAAAAATTGTTTTACTAAGTTGATAATTATTTAACTGGGCAAGAAAATAACTTTGATCTTTAGATAAGTCTTTTGCTTTAAAAAGTTTTCCATTTTCTGTTTTAGCATAGTGCCCCATTGCAATGTAATCAGCCTGAAAATTTTTTAATGCATAATCTAAAAAGTGTTTAAATTTAATATTTTTATTACACAAAATATCAGGATTTGGAGTTTTCCCTGCTTTATATTTTTCAATAAAGTCTTCAAAAACTTCTTCCCAATATTCCTTTATAAAATCAACTCTATAGATAGGAATATCAAGCTTTTTGCAAACTTCTTGAGCATCTTGTCAATCTCTTTCTTGAGGACAAATAAAATCATTATAAGAATCATTTCCTTTAATGTCGTTGTTCAAAGTTGAATCTCAGTTACGCATAAAAACCCCAATAACTTCATGTCCTTGTTGTTTTAATAAATAAGCTGCTACTGAAGAGTCAACACCACCTGACATACCTATAACTATTTTTGCCATTTTATTCCTTTCTATTAGTGAAATTAAATTATAAATTAATTTTATTTTTTCTATAAAAAAGAAGCATTTTTTCAAAAAACAGCACTTTTTGCTTGCTATATATATATATATATATACTTTGCAGTACAGGAACTTTTTGCAAAGGGCACTAAATGAAGAAAATTATTAATGTTTTTGAAGTATTTGCAGGCGTTGGTTCTCAATTGAGAGCTTTGAAAAATATAGAAGAAGAACTAGGAGTAGAAATCAAATCTTTAGGTCTAGTAGAGTGATATATTGACGCGATCGTAAGTTATCAAACTATACATTCTCATGAAGAGAAAAACTCATATGTTTCAAAAGAAGTAATGATTAGTGAATTGCAACAATTGACTTTAAGTAAAGATAGTAAAATTCCAGTTTCAAAAAATTATTTTACAAAGCAAAATGAAGAAAAACTAACAAAATATTATCAATATTGTCTTCCTTTTATAGAAACTTTGAAAAATCCTAATTCAGAAAAACTATATTATACAGATATAAACAAAGTAAATGTTATCCCAAAGGATATTGATATTTTTACTTATTCATTTCCTTGCCAAGATTTATCTCAACAAGGAAATCAATTAGGTATTCAAGAAGACACAAGAAGTGGTTTATTGCTTCAAGTAAAAAGAATTTTGAAGCAAAATAAAGACAGATTACCAAAAACTTTATTAATGGAAAATGTAAAATCTCTTACTAATAAAAAGTTTATTTCTGAGTTTGAAGACTGAATTAAATTCTTGAAAGAATTGGGTTATACATCAACTTGAAAAGTAATTAATTCTACTGATTTTGGATCAGCTCAAAATAGAGAAAGAGTATTTATGGTTTCTAAACTTAATAAAAAGGCTTACAACTGACCTGTAAAAATAAAACATAATAAAACTTTAAAAAACATTTTAGACACTGATTCTGAAATTACAAATCAAGTTTTAGAACTAACTTCTAAAATTAAAAGAAAAGGAATAACTGAATTTAAAACTACTTCTAATAACATAACAAAAGCATTTATAAAAGATTGATCTAATTTTAATTCAGAAAATTATGTCTATAAAAATGAAGGATTTGGTCCAACTTTAACAGCTTCAGGCGCTAACTCAAGATTGAAATTTTACTTTAAAAATAAAGACATTTTCAGATACATAAATTATCAAGAAGCTTTTAAATATATGGGTTTTACAAAGCAAGATGCAAATAAAATTATGAAGACAAATTTAGTATCTGAAAACAAAATAATTTTTATGGCAGGTAATTCAATATCTGTAGAAGTTCTTGAACACATATTTAAAAATTTAATCTGTGAAATTAAAAAGGAATTTTAATTTTATGATCAAGAATGTTTTTTGAGATGAAATTTCCATAATTACTAATAACTTTAAAAAAGAAGAACAAAAAGCTGCCAAATTTAAAGGAAAAATAAAATTTATTTATGACTCTAGGTCTTTAGTCATAAGACATTTTTACTATGAATTACAAATGTGTGAAATTGATGTGTTAACAACTCAAAGTTGATTTGAGAGTAAAACAACAAATTTCAGAACTAGAGAAGAAGTCTTTTCGTTTTTAGGTTTAAGTCAAAAAATCAGAACTTTTAGAAGTGAACATGACATTGTTGAATTAGATTCAGCACAATTAGAAAAATTAAATAATTATTTAAAACATAGTTATAAATCTACAATTAAAAATTTTATTCCTTTGACAAGAGGTTCTAATCCATCAGGAGAACTGTTATCCCCCGATAATGCTCCTATAATATTAGAAGAAAAAGTACCATTTTTTAAAAGTAATTTTTCTTTGTTTTTTACTAATTTTTTTGAAGAATATGAAGAAATAACAAGTCAAAAAGAAGAAATTTTTGCAAATAAAAAAATGCAACACAATTACTTTGAACTTTTACAAGAAAAAGCTCAAAATCCAAATTCCAAATTTTCAAAAATTCTAGAAATTATTAAATATCTTTCAAATCCAAACTTGTTTAATCACAAGAGAAAAGAAATGGGTAAGCAAAAAATAGAAGAGTTAAAAAAATTAATTTCTACAGAAAATATAGAAAAATTAGTTCAAAAAAGCAGACAACGTTTTGCACAAAATGTTGAGAAATTTTCAAACAAAATTTTTGACTTTAGTTACACAGAAAGAGCTCATATTTGACCTGTTAGTGACATTAAAAACAAACTAATCGAAATTGATAAGCAACATAACAATGAAAAGCAATTTTTAGATTATCTTAAAGCCATTGAAGATTTTGAAAATTACTTGAATTTAACACCAAATTTACACACAGCTTTTGATAAATATTGATTTACTTTTGATGAAGAAACAGGAAGGTTAAAATTCAAAGAAAACAATAAAAAAACACTTCAATTTAAAGAAGAAATTTCAAAAAACGGCGAAATTGACAAAATTCTTCAAATTCCTTTGCCTTTTTTAACAAAAAACAGAAAAAAATATTTAGAAAAAAGGAATAAACAACATATAATTTAGAGTATAAATCACAATTATAATTGTTTAAAATAAAGGAAAATACATGAAAATTATATCAGTTGGTACAAATCACGCAGGTACCTCATTTTTAAGAACTTTTAGAAAATTAAATCCTACAGCAGAATTAGTAACTTACGATAGAAATACAGACATTTCATTTTTAGGATGTGGAATTGCTCTTTGAGTAGGACAAGAATTTGAAGATCCAAATGGTTTATTTTATTCTAATGTTGAAGAATTAAGATCACTTGGAATTTCAGTAAACCTAGAGCATGATGTTATTGAAATAAATCGTGAAGAAAAATACGTAATGGTGAAAAATTTAAGAACTGGACAAGTTTTTAAAGACACATACGACAAATTAGTTTTTGCTGGAGGAACTTGACCAATTGTTCCACCATTTGAAGGTGTTAATTTAGAGAACATTTTAATTTCAAAAACCTTTACACATGCAAAAGAAATTAAAGCAAAAGCATTAGATCCATCATTACAAAATGTAATTATTATTGGTGGTGGTTATATTGGAATTGAATTATTAGAAGCTTTCCACAAATATGGAAAAAAAGTTACTTTAATTGACATGCAACCTAGAATTATTCCTAACTACTTCGATGAAGAATTTACCTCAAAAATGGAATATGCAATTAGAAACCATGGAATTGAATTAAACTTTGGAGAAAAAGTAGAAAAATTCTTAACAGAAGATGGTGTAACAGTTTCAGGTGTACAAACAGATAAAAACACATATCAAGCTGATTTAGTAATTTTAGCTATTGGATTTAGACCAAACACACAAATTTTAGAAGGTGTTGAAAAATTACCAAATGGAGCTGTTTTAGTAGACGAATTCCAAAGATCATTAACAGATAAAGATGTTTATGTAATTGGTGATTCAGCTTCAATGTGACACAACGCAACAGATACTCACGCTTACATTGCTTTAGCAACAAACGCAGTTAAATCAGGTATCGTTGCTGCATTCCACTTAGCTAAAGGTGAAGAAACTCTTCCATTTCCAGGTTATGTTGGAACAAATGCAATTTCTGTTTTCGGATTTAATTATTCATCAACAGGATTTTCTGTAAATGGATGCAAAAATCATCCAACAATTGAAAATTTCGAATCAGAATATTTAGAAGACTGAGATCGTCCAGAATTTATGCAACACAAATCTAAAGTTTGAATTAAGATAACATATGAAAAAGAAACTTTAAGATTATTAGGTGCACAAATCGGTTCATATGGACAAAGTTTTAATCACACAGAAGCTATTTACTTCTTATCATTAGCAATTCAAAAAAGAATGACATTACCAGAAATAGCTCTATCAGATTTCTATTTCTTACCACACTACAACAAACCATTTAACTTCATCTTACAAGTAATTTTAAATGCTTTGGGATTAAATTACAAAGAGTAATTAACTTATAAATTTATAAAGAAAAAACAAGCAAAATTGCTTGTTTTTTCTTTATTTTTCTTTGACTTTAACCTGTCATAACATCTTCTGTTAAGTATTCAAATTTATTAAATTTATTCTTTTCACTAGATCAAATCAAAATAGAAGAGCTAATACCAAGTTGTCCTATAAACATAATAAAGATTAAGAAAGTTTTAGTATGTATATTTAAGTAATCAAGTATGCCTGTGGATAATCCCGTTGTACCAAAAGCTGAATTTATTTCAAAGAAAAGATGGAATAAATTAAAGGTTCTATATTTTTCTAAATCTGGAATTGAGCTTGAAATTAAAGGATTTTCAATCGTTTTTGTACTTAAATTATCAAAAGAAGAACTACCCACTAATAAAGCAATAACAACTAAAAATAAAGAAATAAAAAATACTACAGATGCTCTATCAGAGTTTTCAAAACTAATAGATCTTTTAAAGCTATGAATAGATTTTTTACCTAATATTTTAGATCAAATAGATAATATGATTATAGCTAAAGTTGTTGTTCGAATACCCCCACCTGTTGATGAAGGTGAAGAACCAATAAACATTAAAAGAGATGAAATAATTAAACTTGGCTGACTTAAATCATAAGTATCAAAGACTGAAAAACCAGCAGATCTGGTAGAAAATGTGTAGAAAATTAAAGCAAAAACTTTATTAGTTTTAGTTCCATAATTAAAAGAACTTGAATCCCCTCAAAAACCTAAAGAAGAACCAGATTTGTTTCAAAAAGAATGTGGATTGTTGGTTTGAGTTTCAAAAATTAAAATAAGACTAATACCAATAATTGCAACTATAAAATAAGTAGAAACAGATATTTTAGAAAACAAAGAAAACTTCATCGGATACCTTTGATTTCTAAAAATTTTGCTTCTTATATAAAGGTAAATATCATAAATTACTGGATAACCAATACCCCCAATAACAAAAAGAATAATTAATCAGATTAATACAAAGTAATTAGAATAATAAGGAGCAAATGAATATTTCCCAACAATATCAAAACCTGCATTATTAAGAGCAGTAATTGTATGAAAAATAGCATATCTAATTGACAATCCAGTGTTTTTATAAGGATTTATTAGTTCTTGATTATTGTCTATTGTTTGTAAAGGTTGAAAATCTCCTGGAACATTATAGAAGTAAAAAGATAGGACAAATGAAGAAAAAATTATTAAAATTATAAAAATTGTTAAGCTAGAAATAATAACGCCTTTTATTTCGCCAAACTTATTTGCTCCCCGTTCAGTTTTTACTAATGATTTTTGGAATAAAGATAATTTGAATCTAAAAATATAGTTAAAAATATAGATTTTTCAAGCAAAAAAGCCGGCTCCTCCAATCAAAATTAAAATAGCCACAATCGCTTGTCCAAATTGATTAAAAGTAGTTGATGTAGTTTTAACTACCAAACCAGTATCACTAAAAGCAGAAACAGAAGTAAAAAAAGCTTCAAAAAAACTTATGTTTTGTTCTTTTTGTAAGGAAATTTTTGAAGTTAATAACCCTGCCCCAATAAGAATAATTAATATGTAAGTTAAAAAAATTCATTTAACTTTATTAAATTTCAAGAAATTATTAAATTTGTTTTTTAATACATCTAAAAAATTTTTTATATTTATATCACTAAATTTCATAGTTTTGAATAATAATTTTAAATTATTTTATGAATATAAAAGAAATTTTGATTAAATTTTAAATTCTTCTTTACTTTTTAATACTTTTTTATAGAATTTTAGCAACTATGAAAAAACAAAATATTTGTGTCATAGGGGCTGGACGTTTAGGAAAAGCTACTATCACACAGCTTCATAAATTAAATAAATCTGTTCTTGTAATAGATAAAGATGTAAAAAATTTAAATTCAATTAAGGATTATGCAAACAATATAATCGAAGCAGATGCAGCTGATATGAAAGCACTAGAAGCTATTGGTTTCGAAAATATAGATACAGTTATTGTGGCATTAGCAGATAACACAGAAATTATTGCTGCTTTATTAGAATTAAAAGTTAAAAATATAATAGCTAGAGCTGTAAACAAAAGACATGCAAGGGTTTTAAAACAAATCGGGGTTAATTGAATTGTTAGTCCAGAAGAAGAAGCAGGAATCCGTTTAGCTTTATTTTCCACCAACAACAACTTTTTTAAGTATTCTGAAACTTTACAAGAACTTCCAGGAGGTTTTGTTATAGGTTCAACTACTATAACATCACCAAAATATGCGGGCAAAACAATAAAAAATTCAAAATTTTCAAATTTACAGGTTTCTGTTGTTATAATTAAGAGAGAAACCAACACTATTTTGCCTTATGGAGAATTAGTACTTAACAAAGATGATTTAGTAACATTTATTGGTCAAATTGATGATGTTATTAAAGTTTTTGAGCTAGTAAATCCTAATAAAATAGCAGATAAATCAGAGCAAAACGAAAATTTTTAAAAAAAAATAAAAAAAATATTTTGCTTTTTTAAAAAATAGTGTAATATATTGTAAGAGCAACGATAGCAAAGGGGATCACCTGATACCATTCCGAACTCAGAAGTTAAGCCCTTTAACGCCGACAATACTAGAGATAGGAAGATAGGAAGTTGCTTTTTTTTATTATTTTTTTTCAGGTTTTCAGTAATAATTAAATAAATATGACATTTACACAAGAAGTAAAACAAGAGATTTTATCTATAAAATATAATTTAAAAGAGTGAAATTCTTTTTTAAGAGGGATTATTTATTCTAGTTTTAAAAATAAAGTAAATACAAATCAGGATTTTTTTGAAATTAGAATAAATAAAGAACATATTTCAACACTAATTAAACAAAAATTAAGTAAATTTCACATCCCTTACTTTAAAGACACAAAAAATAAAAATTGAATTATCATAAATAAAGAAGATTTTGACATTTCCGAATCTGATTGATCTTCTAAATCCTTTTTAGCTGGTGTATTTGTGGGTACAGGAACTATTTCTAAATTAGATGCTCATTCCTATCATTTAGAGATAAAATTTTATAATCAAGAAATTTCAAGCAAAGTACAAAAAAAATTAGAAAATCACACTTTAAATTTCTTTCAACTACAAAGAAATAACAATTTTATTTTGTATATAAAAAAATCAGAACAAATTCTTGATTTTCTAGGTTTTATTGGAGCTATTCAAAGTTTTAAAAAACTTTTTAACATAAAAATTCAAAGAGATTATGAATCTAACGCAAATAGACTTACAAATTTAGATATTAGTAATGCAAAAAGATCTGGTATTGCTTCTGAAAAACATAATAAAAATTACCAATTTATAATAAAAGGAAGACTTTTACACTTGTTTAGACAAGAAGAAATTATCTTTTTTGATTTAAAATCAAAAGAACCAAACTTATCACTAACACAAATGGTTGAAATTTTGGAAGAAAAATTTGGAATAAAAAAAACCAAATCATCATTAAATCATTGACTTATAAAGTTGAATAAAATTGTTCAAAAATACTCTTAATTTGCTATAATTTTTAATTATGAATTTCTTCCAAAACGCTTTTAAAAAGTCTCAAATTCAATTTGTGCAAGCAGATGAAAAAAGACTTTCAAATAGATTATTAAGCTATTCTCTAATGTGATTATCATTAGGAATTTTTCTCATTGCAATTTTGAGTTTTGCAATACTTGCTATTAATCCAATTAGAGAAGCATATTTCAAACTACTTCTTGGAGTTTCCGGGTCAGCAATAGGATTATTAGTAACTAACTTAGTTCTTACTTTTGCTTCTATTGGTATTATGCTTTTTATTAGTAATCAAAGTAGAAGACAAAATAGTTCATTAGCTGTTTTAGTGCCGATGTATATTTTGTTCATAATTTTAGAAAGTTTTTGACTACCAGCTCTAATTTCTGCTTTATTTTTGATAAGAACAATAGATGATAATTTTTCTTTTGTAATAGAGAGTCTAGATTATAAAACCATTTCTTATATTTTATTATCATTTATAATTCCTGCAGGAATATTTGCTATTATTGGTGCACTAGGTTGATTCCAAATAATAGATTTTTCAAGATTTGTAATTTTTATTTGAGTAGGATTGGTTGTAGAATTAATTTTATTTATAGTTTCATATTTTATTTTTAATAGCATTATTAATGCGATTTATTTAGTTATTGCAACACTTGTCACTTTTGCAATGATAGGTTACAACTTCTGATTAATGAGACAAGAGAGTTTATACTGATTAGCTACTGATAAGTATAATGAAGATTTAAAAGCAAAATTCTTACGTATAGGTTTAGCATATGGAATGTTCTTATTAGTATCATATTTAAGATTAGTAATCATACTTTTAAAACTATTTTCAAGAAGATAAATAAAGAAAAAAGAAGGAAATTATGAAAAAAAATATAATAAATGTAGATATTGAAATTTCTTTAAATTCAAATATAAAATATGAATTTGATAGAGAAAAAAACAAATTAGTAGTTGACAGAATTTTAAGAGAACCTTTTGTATATCCAGCTAATTATGGTGCTATTAAAAACACATTAGATTGAGATGGTGATGAACTAGATGTTTTAGTATATTCAAAAGAATCTTTCATTCCAGGTTCACAACTTAAAGCAAGAATTGTTGGTGCTATGAAAATGATCGATGATGGAGAAATTGATACAAAATTAATAGCAGTTCATGAGGATGATTATAGATTAGCTCACATTCAAAAATTAGAAGATTTACCTTCAACTTGAGTATTAGAAGTAGAATATTTTTTCTCTAATTATAAAAATTGGAAACGTCCAGGAATTACTTCAGTAGACGGTTTTGAAAAAGAAGAATGAGCTTTAGAAGAATTAGAAGAGTGCAAAAAACTATTTGAAAAATATAATCACCTTTCAAAAGACGACTTTTTAAAAGAAATGAAGAAAAAACATCCAGAAAAATATAGATAATTACTAAATATTGTAAAATAAAACTACAGAAAATTCTGTAGTTTTATTTTACAATTAAGATTAATAAATAAAGGAAAAGAAGTAATTATGTTTGAATTAATATCGAAATTTAAACCAACAGGTGATCAACCTAAAGCAATTGAAAAATTAGTGCAAGGCATCAAAAATCACAAACAGCATCAAGTTCTTTTAGGAGTTACCGGTTCAGGAAAAACTTTTACTATGGCAAATGTAATTGCGCAATTAAATAGACCTGTTTTAGTGTTATCACATAACAAAACATTAGCACTTCAATTATTTACAGAATTTAAAGAATTTTTTCCACACAACAGAGTAGAATATTTCGTTTCTTATTTTGATTTTTATAGACCAGAAGCTTATTTACCAGCTCAAGATGTTTATATTGATAAAACCAGTAAAACTAATTTAGATTTAGAAGCAATGCGTATGTCTACTTTAAATGCACTTACTATGCGTAGAGATACAATTGTAGTATCTTCAGTAGCTTCAATTTATGGAGCTTATAATCCAAAAGAATATAAACAAAGCTTTATAAATATA
This Mycoplasma sp. 1654_15 DNA region includes the following protein-coding sequences:
- a CDS encoding inorganic diphosphatase, which encodes MKKNIINVDIEISLNSNIKYEFDREKNKLVVDRILREPFVYPANYGAIKNTLDWDGDELDVLVYSKESFIPGSQLKARIVGAMKMIDDGEIDTKLIAVHEDDYRLAHIQKLEDLPSTWVLEVEYFFSNYKNWKRPGITSVDGFEKEEWALEELEECKKLFEKYNHLSKDDFLKEMKKKHPEKYR